The genomic window TGCTTCGACTGTCATGCATGGTTCACGAGCACAGCTGGAGAAAAAGGATGGACAATGCTGCAAGAAGAAGATCCCATGATGATGTCGTACGTTGTTGGTTAATCTCCAGCTTAATTCTGATTCTACTCGTCAATAAGTATACAGATGTGTTATCTGATATGATACACTtggatattcttttttttttgtttttttggtgtGTTCTTGAGTGTTAGAACAGTTCACTTAGttttttacaagaaaaaaatcatggcaATGGCATTCCTTTTTATCTGGAttttcttctaattatttagtattcatgtgctagtagtagtacttagCTAGCTGACAAACCTGGCTTTGAGTAATTAGGAGGCAGGCAGGCCGTCCTGTTGCTGCTTAAATTGCTAGGCAGGCTAGCTAACCCAAAAATGCAGGATTCATGCCTGTTGCAGCTGTACTATTTCGATCAGTTTAATTAAGCTGGAGTGATTAACAATTTCGTCAGTTATTATTGCCATCCAAATTAACGCGACATCCATGGATTGGAAGGTAAACCAGTGTTGTTTTGCCAGGGGACATCAGCAACCTACCGTCCCAGGAATTCAGACTtaacagttaattaattaaaccaaattcatatgcatgcatgcacgatcAGACATTGACCTCTTCCTAGCTCCATCCGTGTTTTGGATGATATGATCCATCCATGTTTCCATGCAGTCTTGTCAGCTAATCCCggtccatcgatcgatctgtttCCTGCTCCGAGATCGATCCTTCGTTGTTTGCAGGTTTTGCTCCTTGGAATCTGCGTCACTGCTCGATCGTCAGAGGAGAGAGATGCAGCTGATGAGCTACTACAGTAAGTAGGTCGTCTGAATTAGTCTGAACCATTCgtgtgtttcttttcttttttttcttctctgtcAGATCGATGAACTGGTCAGCAGTAAGATCCAATATTCTTGTAGACGATACCAATGCAAAACATAGCCTGCCTCCTCAAACAGTTCCTGGCCAGCAGCGCCGATCGGCGGTCTGAATTTATTTGTCCCAGGAGTACCTTCACAGCTGCACTTTcagattttattaaattcaCTGGTGGTAATATATCCCAGTAAATGCTGGAATATCTGAAAACACaagtgcatatatatgctaCGATTCAAAGGTTTCACCTGCATGCAGTGCTGTGGATTTAAGATATAAAGAAGTACAACATATGTACAAAGTACAAGACCGTCAAATCTTTCTGATGAAATTGAACTGTTTCATGTGAAATTCCTACATTTCAAACAAATCACCACGATTTTAAGCCAGTCGTTTTTCACTTGTTACTAAACTCTTATGCATGCATTCAAATAATTCACCGTGGAACATGAACGGTTAGGCTCCCTTGGATTGTAAGGAAAACATATGAAATTTAAAGCATTTTAATTCTATAAAAAACATACTACGAAAACCTTAAAACAAGAAATGTTGAATCCTACCCTTTCCTtaaaaatttctatggaatgaaCATTCCCACAAAGATTTTAaagaaaagttagcaagagcttaaaccacttggaaaattttttttaagtctatCTCATTTGAAGTATGTGTTTTTTCTCTGGCCTAGTTGAACAATCATTCCCATATAATTTTAGTGTTGTGCAACCTCTATTTTGTACATGTATTTCTGTttaaatcatgtgttttttttatatttgttcatTTTATTAATCATGTGTTTTAAACAAGCCCCTTAGCGTACAACGATGATCGATGCTGCTAATGTTATCGTcagatcaaacttaaagcaaagcaaagccaaGCCGGCAAGATCGAAAATAAACCAAGTTCcaacgcgcacacacacacaacgaGCCAAGCCCGAGGCATTCAGCCTCGGCTCGACTCGGCTCAATCACTCAGCTCAGCTCAGATCGAGCCGAGCTGGGGCCCCACCCCACCCCGCGTCGCAATTAATAATTGGTCGCGACTCGCGACGAGATCCACTCGCACCAGCTCATCATTTGCTCCTCCACTCCACCACTATTTATAACCCcccttcgcctcctccacccccactcatctcctccacctcctccacctcgccgccattTGATCGAACACCTGATCGCCATGATGGATCTCGGCCtcagcctcggcctcggcctcgcctcgcAGGGCAgcctcacctcctccaccaccaccacctcctcccccggcgCCGGATCATCCTCCCCGTGGGCCGCCGCGCTCAACTCCATCGTCGGCGACGTGAGGCGGGATCAGGCCGCGGCGCATGCTGCCGCGGCGGtgggggttggggttgggggcGAGGAGATGTACCAGGGGAGGGCGTCCACGTCGCCGgacagcgcggcggcgctgtcgaGCGCGAgcgggaagagggagagggagctgGAGCGGTCGGGATCCGgggttgacgacgacgacggcgcggacggcgccggcgggcggaaGAAGCTCAGGCTGTCCAAGGACCAGGCCGCCGTGCTCGAGGAGTGCTTCAAGACGCACTCCACTCTCAACCCCGTAAgcatccgcctcctcctcctcaccttccATTATTTCCGGTTCTTGCGTGATCTGGAAGGTGTTCGTCCGATCCATGGCGTGCGCTGATCGGCGGTGTTGGTGATGATGCAGAAGCAGAAGGTGGCGCTGGCGAACAGGCTGGGGCTGCGGCCGCGGCAGGTGGAGGTGTGGTTCCAGAACCGGAGGGCGAGGACGAAGCTGAAGCAGACGGAGGTGGACTGCGAGTACCTGAAGCGGTGGTGCGAGCGCCTCGCCGACGAGAACAAGCGCCTCGAGAAGGAGCTCGCCGACCTCAGGGCGCTCAAGgccgcgccctcgccggcgtccgcgtccgcgatgcagccctcctcctccgccgccgccacgctcacCATGTGCCCCTcctgccgccgcgtcgccaccgccggcgcgccgcaCCAGCCTAACCACCAACAATGCCATCCCAAATCTAacaccaccatctcctcctccaccgccgccgccgccgccgccgtcgccgtcgccggcggcaacgTGCTGCCCAGCCACTGCCAGTtcttcccggccgccgccgccgccgccgaccggacAAGCCAGAGCACGTggaacgccgccgcgccgctcgtcACCAGAGAGCTCTTCTAGAAACAATCCATCCATCGCCATGACAAACTTGGGAAAGGATCAAGCTTTGATTGGTCAAGACAGTGTTTTTACCAGGTGGTgatttggttaattaattaattataattaatcacTCAAGAGGAGGGGATTAATTGCCTTGATTTGGTACCTAATTACTAGTATGattagcagtagtagtagtagcaaatTTGGTTTGGATTAATTCAGTTTGATTCCATGATATGAACAAAGGAACAAAGCAACAACAAAATGGCCGTCTGCTTTTTCTTGGACGGCATTCTTATATGTACCAATTCACCAAATCTGCTGGTTGGTGGATTAACAGCTTGATAATTGGTATATTGATTGTACTACTACCACTAATTGATTGAATTATGAGAAAAGTTAATGAAATCTTTTCTAATTCTTCAGCAACAAGAGTATTATCTGGAGCCATGTCCATTTTGatcaaccaatcaatcaatcatttGTACTACTATGCTCCCCCTTTTCTGCTGCAATGCTTGCAGGTGACCTAACATTTTGCGACTTCTTTAATCGCAAGGAAATCTTGTAAACAGCGACACCTGATGAAAGTTGGTGATGTTGATCCACACTATTTCATCATAGTACTATTTATTCAGTTCCTTTCTTGgatggaaaaagagaaaaatggtTGTTGAtctttaataaaaataaagataatcTGCAGAGACAGGTGACAGGTTAAAGTCATGGTCATCAGATCTTTATAGGAGATGATGATGTGATTAGATTATAATTAATCCTCTcagtgattagttttttttttctcctgggCCAAGTTGTTTTCAACCGACAATTGTATCTTTACGCGATTCGCAGAGATCAAAGTTAATTGAAAGTTTGCTTCCAGCTTTTCAGCTATGCTCACACACAACAACAACTTGCAAAATCAATCAATGGAAGAGGGAGAGCTAACCTAACTCATCATGGCAAAGAGAtaagatatagatagatagctGCATAAAACAGCAGCAAACTTATTTTGCTTATTGACTTTCCTGTCTAATGAAAAAGCAATCTGCTTTGCAAATGAGCCTGAGCCCAGTGCTTCATCATTATGTCCTATACTTTGCGCTGCAGATTGATAtattaagggggtgtttgggaactagggactaaactttagtccctctcacaaaagcaTAAGTCCCTACCCtagggacttatgtttttgagagaggggctaaagtttagcccctctctcccaaacaccccctaagtcATCTGATTTCCATAAGATCATCAATAGCTGAGATTGTTTTAATTGGTTGCAACTTCTGCTTTTTCACTGAGGATGAGACAGCCCAACAGTATACAAAAATGACAGCATAGAACAACAACCCTATACAAAGCTTCATACTGAATTTTCATTAAGATTTCCTACAATCAGATCAAATGTTGAGAGCACTAATTACAAGCTTACAACACATCATTATGAATggcaaaggagaaaaaaataattgttcaCCATTCACTAAGACAGTGAGGTGGAAGGTGTTTGCCTATGAGCTAGTAGGAAACAatttctactactactatttgATAAAGCTGCACAACTTGAACCTCTTTATGAACaccacttattttattttattttttatttttggaaccAACATGAAGACTACTTCTACATGAGATCTGCAAAAAATTTACACCTTGAGAAGAAAATCAATCATCAACTGCTACATTCTGGAGAATGCAGGCCAGAATGTGTACCAGCTACTAACTCTTTGTTCTCCAGTCGATGATTGCAGAACGAAGCGAGTGATTTGGTATCAGGCTCTTGTGAGGCAATCTCAGATTTGTCATAGGGGACTTGTCATTCATACTTAGCCACAGCTCGATCGCCTTCCGGTCATATGTGTACCCATCCGATGCGACATATGGATCAGCCATCACTTCCTGAAACATTATTAAGAACATCATCAGCAAAGTTACTGTGATTCTCTTTTTCAAAGGGAAAAGGAGTAATTTTTGCTGTGAGACTGTCACTATCATGATAAGTGTTGATACAAACCTGAAGTATGGGGCAAATGAAGTGACTTGGAGGTGCTGTTTGGTGGCCATTAAAAGCCATTTCTCTGGCCTTGGTTGCAACATCCTTCAGCCGCTCCAATGCTGGAAGAACATGATCGCTCAAGTCGGGCCGGTCTCTGCGCCTCATTTCGGCACACTTTAGGGCTAGGAAAGCCAATTCTTGTGCCTCATTCAAAGGCCACTGCCCAGCAGCTGCATCCAGAATGTCCACGAAGTGTCCATCTTCTAGTGCAGTCTCCACAACATGGGCAATCCCCATTGGTGACTTCGCTGTCAGCAATTGCAAGATCACGATCCCTAGAGCATAAACATCGGACTTCATGGAGACCACGCCACTTCTCTGATACTCTGGGTCTATGTAACAGAAAGTGCCCACTGGAGCAGTGTTCTTGATCATTGTGGACAGGTACTGATCCATACTTGGAAGCAAAGTTGATAGACCTACATCACCTATCTTGCTAACCAAGTTCCTGTCAAGCAATATGTTTGCGGGCTTCAGATCCCGGTGTATGATAGGCTCTGGTTTGGAACTGTGAAGGAACATAAGAGCAGTTGCAACCTCCCAAGCAATTCTGAAACGGTCAAACCAGGTCAATGGCGGTGTATTATTTCTCCGTTGCAGCATGTCATCCAAGCTGCCATTTTCCATGAATTCGTAGACCAAGCAACCATGCTCAGGGCATGCACCTAGCATCAGGAGCAAGTGAGGGTGCCGGATTTTACCTAGGACCTCaagctgacaaaaaaaaaaaagatgagttGCATCGTTTAGACTGAAGATGTTATTGTACTTTGAATAAGGATGATCAGAGGATGATTTTGCACTATATCTGCATAAATAGTTTGTGAACTCCTATTAAGACAGTTCAGAGGGTTCAAGAATTTTGTCTTAGCAAAAGAGAAGATTCTGCTGTTTGCTTTTGCACATCACAAAATAAAGGTGTACCACTGGAGAATGCTTTTTATTTTGTCAAATTTGATTGATGAAACCATTGCACTTCGTCCGGGGTTGTTTAATGGTGGTTAGATCTTGCCTTAGAGTACAGTGTACTGAACAGCTAAAAAGGTGAGTGTTGGGGAGAAAATGACAGTACCTCCTGTTGTAATTGCTGAGTTCCACAGCCTTCAGGGGAGTTCAGAACTTTTACTGCTGCAACTGTATGATGAAACTTAGCCTTGTACACTGTACCATATGATCCCCTGCCAATCATAAGATCCTCAGACAGTGACGAAGTCGATGCTTTTATCTCCTCCCAGGTATACCTGTTATACTCGTCAAAACAGCGCACGAAAATCCTCTCTCCTGTCTTATTCTCATCACCTTCCTGATTGCCATTACTCTGTTTTGTTGCTTCACTTTCAGCATTTTCATTTCTTAATTGATCTTCTCTTCTGGCAACttcctgttcttctctctcttttttccttatCAATCTCCTTACCTTTTCTTCTGTCAGTTCTGTCTCTTTAAGCTTAATTTCATCCTCAATGTCCTGGATGCCCAACTTATGTAACTAATAACAAACATTCAACTGGAAAAAGTTAGACATTGTAGGCTATGCCCAAATTTATTGTATAGCTCCTACCATTAAAATGTGAACTTACTTTCTGATTGGCGTCCAATGATTCTTTCTGAGCTAACTCATTAAGCTTCTGAAGATGCCGTAGTTTAACCCTCAGCCTCTCAATCTCAAGCTTTAGATACTCCTGCTTAACAGAAGTTACATATAAGGGTATGAGAAACATGAAATTTTCAGTCATGTGCATATTACTTTGAAAAAGAATATGTTTCATCTTGTTTTCTTGAATGGATTTAATACCTGGTCATGAGAATGTTTCAGATTTGTTGCCATATCTGACACGGATGCCTGATCAGAGTTATCAAATGAACGATCTCTATTGAAGCTCTTATAGATAGAATTcccactgctgctgctactgaaCCGTGTTTCTGAATTGATCGAGTGTGAACTTGTCAGGACTGTATCATCATGGTTGGAGATCTCACTCCCACCACTGCCTGAAGGGCTAGCTCTCCTGTTGGATAACTTATTCATGTTTGCAATTGCTTGGTCACGCTGAGATGACAGAGATGGCTGGTGGAATGACACATTTGCTGACCCATATGTGTCTCCCCATTCTGCAGTATTCAACATATTTAGTACACTGACAAAGAGAAAAAGGCATAAATGATCAAATACACAGTTCCTAAAAGGTTGCTACATCTAATCAAATGCATTAAATAGTCTAGGGTGGTAAATATGTTTATAAACCAGATGTTATCTTACATGTTACGCCAACATTCGGTCAttgattataaaaaatatatatattcggCCATTGAATTTAAAGAGAAATAACATGGCAAGTGCATGAATTGATGAACCTCAAAACATTCACGTGAAAATGATTGACAGTACTCTTCATTGACTTTTTTGCCGGTTCGGCTGAAAGGTTCGGTCGACCAATTTTATTAAGATTGGGAGAAATACAAAGTGAAAAAACATTGACTCTTCATTGACTTAGCTCTCAAGAAGTCGAATTCATTGTATTCAGTTGAAAGGTGTACCAACAAATACACAAGGCAAAAACATACAGACTTGTGTATTACCTGAGGGTACACTGGATGAAAAGCTTCTAGAGCTTGGGGATGAAACAGTTGAAGAAGAAATGGATTCAGGTGTTCCGATGGCATCAGATGTAGCTGAGTGCACAGATGATAGTTTTCCTTTTGAGACAACGTATGCTGTGCAGAAGCTTGGAATGCACTCACAGATTTTGGTCGCAGTCttacttcctttgtttttcctgaTATAGTAGTTAAAATTGTTAGCGATGTGACCAACATTGTACACATATAAAACACATTTTCTAACTCTAGAATGCACATGCTGTGAATTCTCAATAGAGCAGTTTTAAAAGGTCTATCGATTTAGAACGTACATAATGGTGAGTTGATGACCATTGTAAGTTGTATTAAAAAATGATCTACTGAAGAATTGCCCTGAACAAATGAATGTGAAACGTTGGATATGAGAGGAAGGGCTctcatatcaaaatttattaagaGAGTGGTGAGGCTCAAACCCGGGTCGGCTAGCCCACACCTCGTGgtgctagccggaagaccccccGGGCCTTTCTCAAATGAATGTGAAACGACTACTCActacatcccaaaatataacaacttatagcATTCAAAAttagtcccaaaatataaaaacttataccattcaaaatttatcccaaaataagttcacttttataCATGAATTTGGATATAGGATAAGTCCATATTCATGTataaaagtaaacttattttgagacggatgtaTCTGCCCCTGCAGTACGCAATGCCTTTTTTGCTGTATAATTGTTCAGTTTGGATTGTTTGTCCACTTCTATTACTAACAAAACTTGCAATCAAGTAGTTGCATTGCAAACCTCAGTGGTAGGCTGGAACGTGGGGCATTAAATGATCAAGGATGATCATTGTACTGAAATCTTAGGTTTCCTTATGATCAATTATAATAGACCAGCTATCTGCCCAAAAGTTTATCGCCATTTGCACTAACTTGCCCAACTAATGCATGCCACTAGAATGGCATTTGTCCACAACTACACAGTGCAGCAACACTGTAGTGTTGAAACTTCCAATGATAGGTATTTTCTGGAAGTAGTAAGTAAGAATTCGAAAGGTTCCTGATAGATTActgaatataaatatatataattgttaaTTCTGATTTGTGGATCAGAAGACAAATTTTAGTACCCCTACAATTTGCAGTTAGTAATAGAAACATTGAGTAGCATGAGTATATGAATGTTTTTCAAACATTCAGTGATCATGTATATAGATTTATatttggtaatataaataaatgCTCAAATAAATTAGGTAACGAATAACAGGGAGAATTAACCTTCGGAATATGCTGCTAGAAGAACCTAAAACTAACTTGCAGACACTGAATTTGCTGATTTCTTCGCTTATAGCAGTAGGCACATCGTCAGATTCGAGTAAAACAGCTTCAGCTTCTACCTGTACATCAGATAGAGTAAAGATGCTATTTTAGTCATCAGTTACACCAACCACCGCAATCAGCGCACTTAGACAAATTGTAGGATAACCTTTCTCTGAGCACACATCTTCTTGTAAGGAAGCAACATATTGTTTGCTTGCCATTCCACTTCTTTCTTGTATGCAGTTGCTACGTCTTCACGCACTTGTGTGATTGGAATGAAATTGCCCACTTAAAGGAgtagggagaaaagaaaagctccGTATTAAATGGTTGAAATGGTAACTAGCAGAAAAACGCACTCCTAAATAGAAATTATCCACAATTAGTACACAAAAGTTATGGGATTCGTACTCTCCCTAATTATCCACAATTAGTACAATCAAACAACCTCATATTGCAGCACCCCAAACTATTTTAGTTGGTACTCGGTAGTTGTGACATTACAATCACAACTTTGTTCATAGATGATTAGATGGTACTATTGAACAGATCTAGATCAATTATTGAAAATTTGGAACTGATAAAAAGCACTTCAATTTCCTGCCTCCCCGTTTAGTTGAAGCTAGGAGTATATTCCTATATGACATCAAAAGATACCACATAGATACCTTGGGTACAGAGCATAATACGTATATATCTTTCCACTAGTTGCAGTGAGCAAAATATTTGTTTATCATCCATTAGTCCCTTCTCGcaaatcagatttttttttaaaaaaaaataatcaagagCTCAAGTTTCACACTCATCAATTGGGTTGGGTAGTAGTAGGCAACAACGACAATGTGCATTGTATTTGGCTAGTCTATGCAGCTTTGTGAAACGAATTCCACATTTGGTGGCAATGACCAAGTAAAACCTCTCATTTTAATTCCCCTCTCTGATGTATCAAATGACACCTCCTCCGATCAAAACTTCCTAAACAACAAACCATAGTATTTGATATTCCCCTctttaagaaaaaggaaattaaaaaaaaaaaaactcatccaAGAGACTAGTCACTTCACAACAAGGTTCATTGCCTCCAAAGACTGCATATTTTTCCCCCCATCCCTGTAAACTGCAAGAACTGAAAATTCAGAGAATCAAGAGGAAGAAATGTCTCACTTGGAGTTGGCACCATCTTGATGGTGGGGCGGACATGCAAGATCTGGAAGAGGACCTTCCCTTCGGGGACGAACTTGTCGAGAGCCCACTTGAGTGCGTGCTTGCTGTTCCTGCTCCCGTTCACCGCAATCGCCACCGTGCTCACGCTCGGAGCCTCCATTTCCAGCTCAtcctccccggcgccgcccgcctcctcgaTCTCCATCTCCCTCACCCTCTCCCTCGATTCTTGATTCCTCCTCTCAACTAATCACTGTCCCAAGAAAAAAAGAGCCAAATGATTAGAACAAAAAACAAATCGCCCTGTCCGTGATTCTTCCCCCAAAATTCCTCGCAACACAATGCATAAACAGTCATGGGAAATAATCTCAGAAACGCAAAGGAAAATCCCTGTCCGTGATTCTTCCCCCAAATTTCTCGCAACACAATGCACAAACAGTCATGTGAAATCTCAGGAACGCAAAGGAAAATCCCAGGTAAAAAAACCCACAATCCATATGgcgaaaaaggaagaaaaaaccgGTACGACAAGATcccccctccaaaaaaaaaaaaaaacaaaaggcgaCAGCTTTCAGCCGGGGTTGATGTTTCGGATGAAACAAGAACTCGCGAGGGGCAGAGAGATTGCCTTGTCCGTACCTCTGAGGCATGGAGGAGACGAGGAGAGTGGCgatgagaggggaggaggagactgAAGACGACGGGTATAGAGTCAAGCTAGAGGTGCCGACATGGAAGGAGAGCCAGAGAGGCGTCTCCAGTTAAATCAGTTGGGAAGGTAATAATTGCAATAAAGAAGAAATTTGTGTACAAGAGAAAAATACACACCTGTGCTAATGTGCTATGCACACAAACAAATCTACCACATATACAatcaaatactcccttcgttttatattataagtcgttttaactttttactAAATCAAGCCTTTTAAGTTTGACCTAGCTTATACTACATCCaacctaaaatatagcaattttagctatgaatctggacacatatttgtccagattcataactaaaaatgctaaaaaaatagcaacattttcgatacaaaacaaacataccaTCAACATATATTCGATACTAAAattaatgaaaataatttggtatagtaaatattgttatattcgat from Oryza glaberrima chromosome 6, OglaRS2, whole genome shotgun sequence includes these protein-coding regions:
- the LOC127776528 gene encoding homeobox-leucine zipper protein HOX2; amino-acid sequence: MMDLGLSLGLGLASQGSLTSSTTTTSSPGAGSSSPWAAALNSIVGDVRRDQAAAHAAAAVGVGVGGEEMYQGRASTSPDSAAALSSASGKRERELERSGSGVDDDDGADGAGGRKKLRLSKDQAAVLEECFKTHSTLNPKQKVALANRLGLRPRQVEVWFQNRRARTKLKQTEVDCEYLKRWCERLADENKRLEKELADLRALKAAPSPASASAMQPSSSAAATLTMCPSCRRVATAGAPHQPNHQQCHPKSNTTISSSTAAAAAAVAVAGGNVLPSHCQFFPAAAAAADRTSQSTWNAAAPLVTRELF
- the LOC127776527 gene encoding U-box domain-containing protein 35-like; the encoded protein is MEIEEAGGAGEDELEMEAPSVSTVAIAVNGSRNSKHALKWALDKFVPEGKVLFQILHVRPTIKMVPTPMGNFIPITQVREDVATAYKKEVEWQANNMLLPYKKMCAQRKVEAEAVLLESDDVPTAISEEISKFSVCKLVLGSSSSIFRRKNKGSKTATKICECIPSFCTAYVVSKGKLSSVHSATSDAIGTPESISSSTVSSPSSRSFSSSVPSEWGDTYGSANVSFHQPSLSSQRDQAIANMNKLSNRRASPSGSGGSEISNHDDTVLTSSHSINSETRFSSSSSGNSIYKSFNRDRSFDNSDQASVSDMATNLKHSHDQEYLKLEIERLRVKLRHLQKLNELAQKESLDANQKLHKLGIQDIEDEIKLKETELTEEKVRRLIRKKEREEQEVARREDQLRNENAESEATKQSNGNQEGDENKTGERIFVRCFDEYNRYTWEEIKASTSSLSEDLMIGRGSYGTVYKAKFHHTVAAVKVLNSPEGCGTQQLQQELEVLGKIRHPHLLLMLGACPEHGCLVYEFMENGSLDDMLQRRNNTPPLTWFDRFRIAWEVATALMFLHSSKPEPIIHRDLKPANILLDRNLVSKIGDVGLSTLLPSMDQYLSTMIKNTAPVGTFCYIDPEYQRSGVVSMKSDVYALGIVILQLLTAKSPMGIAHVVETALEDGHFVDILDAAAGQWPLNEAQELAFLALKCAEMRRRDRPDLSDHVLPALERLKDVATKAREMAFNGHQTAPPSHFICPILQEVMADPYVASDGYTYDRKAIELWLSMNDKSPMTNLRLPHKSLIPNHSLRSAIIDWRTKS